A single window of Channa argus isolate prfri chromosome 2, Channa argus male v1.0, whole genome shotgun sequence DNA harbors:
- the dmxl2 gene encoding dmX-like protein 2 isoform X5 translates to MHLHQVLTGAVNPGDCCYSVGSVNDIPFTAYGSGCDLVILASDFECVQIIPGAQNGNIQVGCVECSHQLGRIAASYGNTVCIFEPLSTNPNKRHKHLNYQWQKTGQFFLDAITYNLAWDPQGNRILAATERLQLWAPPLADALIEEEDGQMTEDRPHPVLNDWNCVWQCKTAASVHIAKWSPDGEYFATIGKDDCLLKVWYPTTGWRSAVVVQDPSDKKPFPVHFSFVYLAHPRSVTGMSWRKTSKYMPKGSVCNVLLTSCEDGVCRLWSETLLPEDSLLGGQISENTHSFSSSLPGLAGNKDKIQHALESIHHLKHLRRGRRRSSALVAHSELLPSQLGTQDMHTHRHIAHHANALCHFHISASINPNTDIPPVLADSASFNADDGSGGGGFMVHWLNNKDLSFTSSMDLFMLQLRKLSEQQLDQTTEDPPDPEGSPMKFEFDLDDISDKASSEPGEEGEPGEQGSTKASSPGSSSSMPLPSMLLERKMEILITEWNKSPDMLFTIHPADGSFLVWHVKYLDEFNQGIFRQVQVSFSSRIPVAFPTGDANSLSKNILMYACTLTEGESAGAVEQQRMVQRVKRSASASAGFGSPALAPSTNPHPGISPAVMMVSKHVDGSLNQWAVTFAERSAFSNVLTVSHKFRYCGHRFHLNDQACHTVLPLLLTTSHHNALLTPPSAPSSLEGEQPPTFPLPKGLPRKQLRNAATRTFHDPNAIYSELILWRVDHIGPLSCTGGVSELARINSLHTSAFSNVAWLPTLVPSSVLGTYCNSASACFVASDGKNLRLYQAVVDARKLLDELSDPETSKLVGEVFNIVSQQSTARPGCIIELDVITNQCGANTQLLHVFQEDFILGYKPHKELDAYTPVFPSGEDFQPAPFSEKFFLVVIEKDLNKNSVLQMWHLHLKSVQACVDEPSPEFSFQSQLMVPNQGVNADSSPETSPIRPLPRSASTANLQSASKLILSSKLVYSKRLDLPHGVEVTRATPSAGHLSSSSIYPVCLAPYMIVTTCSDSAVRFWHCAVETDDRYREDAQDNRVYRWEPWALMNEEEDNNSAVCVPGRPVAVSCSYIGRLAVAFKQPRQGQLQGSREDFSMHVSIYECESTGGSEWVLEQTVHLDDFTRPTSTLDPRVSVDSNLFVYSRSDLYMSRDHSSPNIKHYVHLDWLSKEDGSHILTVGVGSNILMYGRISGIVNEQTGSKEGVAVITLPLGGSIKQGIRSRWILLRSVDLLSSVDGTPSLPVSLSWVRDGILVVGMDCEMHVYAQWHQDKKPGEGDEGNLSSSDIAGGQITGSSSVTEGRSRSKSVFEGSAAVDEGLRAPAGLQEGGLFEAAHSLSPTLPQYHPNQLLELMDLGKVRRAKAILAHLVKCIAGEVAVVRDVEAGEGGARRHLSRTISVTGSTAKDTIVAGRDGGRDYTEINSIPPLPLYALMLADLDTSYKGLEEAAMGTKVAEGEGPKKSTEDQYVDLFQVPTVTTDDFVNFATDKPEKKSRVINLSQYGPTYFGQEHAQVLSSHLMHSSLPGLTRLEQMFLVALADTVATTSAEVNSSTDKEYTGGEALDECGLRYLLAMRLRTCLLTSLPPLYRMQLLHQGLSTCHFAWAFHSEAEEELLNMIPAMQRGDPQWSELRAVGVGWWIRNINTLRKMVEKLGKAAFQRHNDPLDAALFYLAMKKKAVLWGLFRSQHDDKMTQFFKNNFSEDRWRKAALKNAFSLLGKQRFEQSAAFFLLAGSLKDAIEVLLEKMEDLQLAMIVARLYEADFEKSSTCQGLLYEKVLGCNRDGSGYHCSRLHPDPFLRSIAYWIMKNYTKALDTLLERIPKEDNENPDVMVKSCNPVVFSFYNFLRTHPLIIRRHFANSESTAAAVGLTAEKSSADEINLIERKLFFTTANAHFKVGCPVLALEVLSKIPRVMKKSGSSPLSKASSKANLNSSQPLQNGTEGGLDWGSPAVSAIAWGGNDSVGGLDWSQPLVKVEENELNLEWGDDKEDAEDAEDEDEDDGLTMKKPEPETKGHGGSESDGSRLQREDSQGDSEVDVIAEQLKFRACLKVLMTELRTLATGFEVDGGKLRFQLYSWLEKEIAAMHKICNYKVEGKEENSETEHWGDHTGSVDFSDEAQECTEAGAYERHQMERRRLQAKQQHSERRKAWLRKNQALLRVFLSYCSLHGAKGGGVTSVRMELLFLLQESQQETTVKQLQSPLPLPTTLPLLSAYIAPTKTVIANPVLHLSNHIHDILYTITSMEAPPHPDIIDDKVNALHTLAASLSACIYQALCDSHSYSSQADANQFTGMVYQGLLLSERKRLRTESIEEHITPNSAPAQWPGVSSLISLLTSAREEDQPRLNVLLCEAVVAVYLALLIHGLGTHSSNELFRLAAHPLNNRMWAAVFGGGAKVIIKPKRPEAPAVAPPQPPAEDVDRYRRRFNMRMLVPGRPVKETPATPPPVPTERPAYREKFIPPELSMWDYFVAKPFLPLSDSNALYDSDESGAEDDEEDDDDAFLSDTQMTEHSDPNSYSWALIRLVMVKLAHHNVKNFLPLTGLDFTDLPVSSPLSNAVLKTLENWEQLLLERMNKFDGPPPNYINTYPTDLSAGGGPAILRHKAMLEPDNTPFKTKNHQSFPARRLWHFLVKQEVLQETLIRYIFTKKRKQSESIENHMDHISPNCIAGASSPYKVEADLGYPGGKAKIIHKESDIIMAFAINKANSNEIVLASTHDVQEVDVSTLVAVQPYTWIGEDFDKESRSSDDIDVRSSHTNIAQGSSVPFAPPQMPVSASMPWLGSGQTSMGASVIMKRNLNNVKRMTSHPIYQYYMTGAQDGSVRMFEWNRPQQLICFRQAGNARVTRLYFNSQGNKCGVADGEGFLSLWQVNQTSSNPKPYLSWQCHTKTCGDFAFITSSSLIATAGQSNDNRNVCLWDTLISPSNTMVHAFPCHENGATVLQYAPKQQLLITGGRKGFVCVFDIRQRQLLHTFQAHDSAIKALALDAFEDFFLTGSAEGNMKVWKLAGHGLMHSFSNEHAKQSIFRNIGAGVMQVETQPNNRIFTCGADGTLKMRVLPDRYNIPNSLVDTL, encoded by the exons ATTGCTGCCTCCTATGGAAACACAGTCTGCATATTTGAACCTCTTTCTACTAACCCAAACAAACGCCACAAG CATCTTAACTATCAGTGGCAAAAGACAGGGCAGTTCTTCCTCGATGCCATTACCTACAACCTGGCCTGGGACCCACAAG GGAATCGTATCCTAGCAGCAACTGAGCGGCTCCAGCTGTGGGCTCCTCCACTGGCAGATGCCCTTatagaggaggaggatgggcAAATGACTGAGGACAGGCCCCACCCTGTCCTCAATGACTGGAACTGTGTCTGGCAATGCAa AACTGCTGCATCTGTTCACATTGCCAAGTGGTCTCCCGATGGAGAGTACTTTGCAACAATTGGAAAG GATGACTGTTTACTTAAGGTGTGGTATCCTACCACGGGGTGGCGTTCTGCTGTGGTGGTCCAGGACCCCTCTGATAAAAAACCTTTTCCTGTTCACTTTTCCTTTGTTTACCTTGCCCATCCTCGCTCTGTCACTGGTATGTCCTGGAGGAAGACCAGCAAGTACATGCCCAA gggttcagtgtgcAATGTGTTGCTCACCTCCTGTGAGGATGGTGTATGTAGGTTGTGGTCAGAGACCCTACTACCAGAAGATAGCCTGCTTGGGGGACAGATCTCTGAGAACACACACTCCTTCAGCTCTAGTCTGCCAGGCCTGGCAGGCAATAAAGACAAGATTCAGCATGCTTTGGAG TCAATCCACCACCTGAAGCATCTGCGTCGTGGCCGCCGACGGTCCTCTGCTCTGGTGGCACACAGTGAACTACTCCCCTCTCAGCTTGGCACACAGGACATGCACACTCACCGCCACATTGCTCATCATGCAAATGCCCTGTGTCACTTTCATATCTCAGCCAGTATTAACCCCAACACAG aTATCCCACCAGTGCTGGCTGACTCCGCATCGTTCAACGCAGATGATGGCAGTGGTGGTGGAGGCTTCATGGTTCATTGGCTTAACAATAAGGACCTCAGCTTCACTTCTTCTATGGACCTTTTTATGCTGCAGCTCAGAAAACTGTCTGAACAGCAACTGGACCAGACTACTGAGGACCCTCCAGACCCTGAAGGATCTCCTATGAAGTTTGAATTTG ATCTGGACGACATTTCTGACAAAGCCTCCTCAGAGCCCGGGGAGGAGGGGGAGCCAGGGGAGCAGGGAAGTACCAAGGCATCATCTCCAGGCTCCAGCTCTAGTATGCCGTTGCCCTCTATGCTACTTGAAAGAAAGATGGAGATTCTGATCACAGAGTGGAACAAGAGCCCAGACATGCTGTTTACCATCCATCCTGCTGATGGGTCATTTCTAGTTTGGCATGTAAAATACTTGGACGAATTCAACCAAGGGATCTTCAGACAGGTTCAG GTGTCTTTTTCTTCCCGTATTCCAGTGGCATTTCCTACAGGTGATGCCAACTCACTTAGTAAAAACATTCTCATGTATGCCTGCACTTTGACTGAGGGTGAAAGTGCTGGGGCAGTGGAGCAGCAGAGGATGGTCCAACGTGTTAAACGCTCAGCTTCAGCCTCAGCTGGTTTTGGTTCACCCGCTTTGGCCCCCTCTACTAATCCTCACCCTGGTATCAGTCCTGCTGTCATGATGGTCTCCAAGCATGTCGATGGATCTCTCAACCAG TGGGCAGTTACATTTGCTGAGCGTTCTGCTTTCTCCAACGTTTTGACCGTATCTCACAAGTTCCGGTACTGCGGCCATCGCTTCCATCTGAATGATCAAGCCTGCCACACAGTGCTGCCACTGCTACTCACCACTTCACACCATAATGCCCTGCTTACCCCTCCCTCAGCCCCTAGCAGCCTGGAAGGAGAGCAGCCACCTACCTTTCCCCTACCAAAGGGACTTCCCAG GAAGCAGCTTCGTAATGCAGCTACTAGGACCTTTCATGACCCCAACGCTATCTATAGTGAGCTGATCTTGTGGAGGGTGGATCACATTGGACCCCTGTCCTGCACTGGAGGGGTCTCTGAACTGGCCCGTATCAACTCTCTGCACACATCTGCCTTCAGCAATGTTGCTTGGCTACCTACACTTGTACCCAGCTCTGTACTCG GAACTTACTGCAACAGTGCTAGTGCCTGCTTCGTGGCATCAGATGGTAAAAACCTGCGTCTCTATCAAGCTGTGGTGGATGCAAGAAAACTACTGGATGAGTTGTCAGATCCTGAAACTTCT AAACTCGTGGGCGAAGTGTTCAACATTGTCAGCCAGCAGTCCACTGCCAGACCTGGATGTATTATTGAGTTGGATGTCATTACTAACCAG TGTGGCGCCAACACCCAGCTACTTCATGTCTTTCAAGAGGACTTCATTCTAGGTTATAAGCCTCATAAAGAACTAGACGCATATACACCTGTCTTTCCATCTGGTGAAG ATTTTCAACCTGCCCCATTCTCTGAGAAATTCTTCCTGGTGGTGATAGAAAAGGACCTTAACAAAAATTCTGTCCTTCAGATGTGGCACTTGCATCTCAAATCTGTGCAGGCCTGTGTTG ATGAGCCGAGCCCAGAGTTTAGCTTTCAGAGCCAGCTAATGGTTCCCAATCAAGGAGTGAATGCAGACTCTTCTCCTGAGACCTCTCCAATCAGACCCCTACCACGGTCAGCATCTACAGCAAACCTGCAATCAGCCAGCAAACTCATCCTCAGCTCCAAGCTGGTGTACAGCAAACGGCTTGACCTGCCCCATGGGGTAGAGGTAACCAGGGCTACTCCCTCTGCAG GTCATCTCAGTTCCTCCTCCATCTACCCTGTGTGCCTGGCTCCATACATGATTGTTACTACCTGCTCAGACTCAGCTGTACGGTTCTGGCACTGTGCTGTGGAGACTGATGACAGATATAGGGAGGATGCACAGGACAACAGAGTGTATCGCTGGGAGCCTTGGGCACTGATGAATGAGGAAGAAGACAACAATAGTGCAGTTTGTGTTCCAGGGCGGCCTGTAGCTGTGTCCTGCTCCTATATTGGTAGGCTGGCTGTAGCCTTTAAACAGCCACGACAAGGACAG CTGCAGGGTTCTCGAGAGGACTTCTCTATGCATGTGTCCATTTATGAGTGTGAGTCTACTGGTGGGTCAGAGTGGGTTTTGGAACAAACTGTCCACCTGGATGACTTTACCAGACCAACATCAACTCTGGATCCAAGAGTCAGTGTAGACTCCAACCTCTTTGTCTACAGCAG GTCCGATTTGTACATGAGCAGAGACCATAGCTCCCCCAACATTAAGCACTATGTTCACCTGGACTGGCTGTCGAAAGAGGATGGCTCTCATATCCTTACTGTGGGAGTTGGATCAAACATTCTTATGTATGGCCGTATCTCTGGCATCGTCAATGAGCAGACTGGCAGTAAAGAAGGGGTGGCTGTCATCACCCTTCCTCTAGGGGGCAGTATCAAACAGGGGATCCGCTCACGCTGGATCTTGCTTCGGTCTGTGGACCTCCTGTCTTCTGTGGATGGCACGCCgtctctgcctgtctccctTTCCTGGGTGAGGGACGGCATCCTGGTGGTGGGCATGGACTGTGAAATGCACGTTTATGCCCAATGGCACCAGGACAAGAAGCCTGGTGAGGGGGATGAGGGTAACCTGTCATCCTCAGACATTGCTGGGGGTCAAATCACGGGTTCCTCTTCTGTAACTGAAGGGAGATCCAGATCCAAAAGTGTGTTTGAAGGGAGTGCTGCAGTTGATGAGGGCCTCCGTGCTCCCGCAGGGCTTCAGGAAGGGGGACTGTTTGAGGCAGCTCACTCTTTGTCTCCAACTCTACCCCAGTACCATCCAAACCAACTACTGGAACTCATGGACCTGGGCAAGGTTCGCCGTGCAAAG GCCATTCTTGCACACCTGGTGAAGTGTATTGCAGGGGAAGTTGCTGTAGTGAGGGATGTGGAGGCAGGTGAAGGTGGAGCTAGAAGACATCTGTCCCGTACCATCAGTGTGACTGGCAGCACAGCAAAAGACACCATTGTGGCTGGCCGTGATGGGGGCAGGGACTACACAGAGATAAATTCTATCCCTCCCCTGCCACTCTATGCCCTCATGTTGGCTGACCTAGACACCTCTTATAAGGGATTAGAAGAGGCTGCAATGGGAACTAAGGTGGCCGAGGGTGAAGGACCAAAAAAATCCACAGAGGACCAATATGTTGACCTCTTCCAG GTGCCAACAGTTACCACTGATGACTTTGTAAACTTTGCAACTGACAAACCAGAAAAGAAGTCTCGAGTAATTAACCTCTCTCAGTATGGCCCCACCTACTTTGGACAAGAGCATGCTCAG GTATTGTCCAGTCACTTAATGCACTCAAGCTTACCAGGGCTGACCAGACTAGAGCAGATGTTTTTGGTGGCTTTGGCTGATACTGTTGCAACCACCAGTGCTGAGGTCAACAGTTCTACTGATAAAGAGTACACAG gTGGTGAGGCACTTGATGAGTGTGGCTTGAGGTATCTGCTGGCCATGCGTCTTCGTACCTGCCTGCTGACCTCTCTACCCCCCCTCTACCGCATGCAGCTGCTCCACCAGG GCTTATCAACATGCCACTTTGCATGGGCCTTCCACTCAGAAGCTGAGGAAGAGCTGCTTAATATGATCCCAGCCATGCAGAGAGGAGACCCACAATGGTCTGAGCTCAGAGCTGTTGGAGTGGGTTGGTGGATACGCAATATTAACACTCTGCGGAAAATGGTGGAGAAG TTAGGAAAAGCTGCATTCCAAAGACACAATGACCCATTAGATGCTGCACTGTTCTACTTAGCCATGAAGAAGAAAGCAGTCTTGTGGGGACTCTTTAG GTCTCAACATGATGACAAAATGACACAGTTCTTCAAGAACAACTTCAGTGAAGATCGCTGGAGAAAAGCAGCGCTGAAAAATGCTTTCTCCCTGTTGGGAAAGCAGCGCTTTGAACAGTCTGCTGCCTTCTTTCTACTGGCTGGATCACTCAAAGATGCCATAGAG GTGCTGTTGGAAAAGATGGAGGATCTTCAGTTAGCCATGATAGTGGCAAGACTGTATGAGGCTGACTTTGAGAAGTCGTCCACTTGCCAAGGCCTCCTTTATGAGAAGGTCCTGGGCTGTAACAGAGATGGAAGTGGTTACCACTGTTCCAGGCTGCACCCTGATCCATTCCTCCGCAGCATAGCCTACTGGATCATGAAGAATTACACCAAAGCCCTGGACACATTGTTGGAGCGAATCCCTAAAGAAGATAATGAGAACCCTG ATGTGATGGTGAAATCTTGCAACCCTGTGGTCTTTAGTTTCTATAACTTCCTGAGGACACATCCTTTGATCATCCGTCGCCACTTTGCAAATTCAgaaagcacagcagcagctgtgggcCTGACTGCTGAAAAAAGCAGTGCAGATGAAATCAACCTTATTGAGCGCAAACTATTCTTCACTACTGCCAATGCACACTTCAAG GTGGGCTGCCCTGTTCTGGCTCTGGAAGTGCTTTCCAAGATTCCAAGAGTTATGAAGAAATCTGGTTCCTCGCCTCTCAGCAAAGCCTCATCCAAGGCCAACTTAAACTCAAGCCAACCCTTGCAAAATGGCACTGAGGGAGGTTTGGACTGGGGCTCGCCAGCTGTGTCTGCCATTGCCTGGGGAGGAAATGATAGTGTGGGTGGGTTGGATTGGAGCCAGCCTTTAGTCAAAGTTGAGGAAAATGAGCTGAATCTGGAATGGGGAGATGACAAGGAAGATGCTGAAGATgctgaagatgaggatgaggacgaTGGTCTGACTATGAAGAAACCAGAGCCTGAGACCAAAGGACATGGGGGCTCAGAGAGTGATGGGTCCAGACTCCAAAGGGAGGACTCACAG GGTGATTCCGAGGTGGATGTGATAGCAGAGCAGTTGAAGTTCCGAGCCTGTCTAAAGGTCCTGATGACAGAGCTGCGTACACTTGCCACAGGCTTTGAGGTGGATGGAGGGAAGCTCCGTTTTCAGCTATATAGTTGGCTGGAGAAGGAAATAGCAGCCATGCATAAGATCTGCAACTACAAg GTAGAGGGAAAGGAGGAAAATTCAGAAACAGAGCACTGGGGAGACCATACAGGGTCAGTGGACTTTTCAGATGAGGCCCAAGAGTGTACAGAGGCCGGAGCCTATGAGCGTCACCAGATGGAGCGACGCCGTCTTCAGGCCAAGCAGCAGCACTCTGAGAGACGCAAGGCATGGTTGAGAAAGAACCAGGCCCTGTTGAGGGTGTTTCTGTCCTACTGCAGCCTTCATGGAGCCAAGGGAGGTGGAGTCACCTCTGTTCGCATGGAGCTCCTGTTCCTTTTGCAGGAGAGCCAGCAG GAGACCACAGTGAAGCAGCTGCAGtctcctctgcctctgcctACTACGCTGCCTCTGCTGTCAGCTTACATTGCCCCCACAAAAACGGTCATAGCTAATCCTGTACTCCACCTCAGCAACCACATTCACGACATCCTCTACACCATCACCTCCATGGAGGCCCCGCCACATCCTGATATCATAGATGATAAG GTTAACGCTCTACACACGCTAGCTGCATCTTTGTCTGCTTGTATCTATCAAGCACTATGTGACAGCCACAGCTACAG CAGTCAGGCAGACGCCAACCAATTTACAGGGATGGTGTACCAGGGCCTGTTGCTCAGTGAGAGGAAAAGACTTCGCACAGAAAGCATTGAAGAACACATAACTCCTAACTCTGCTCCTGCACAGTGGCCAG GTGTGTCGTCCCTGATTTCTCTGTTGACGTCTGCCAGGGAGGAGGACCAGCCAAGactcaatgtgctgctgtgtgaagCGGTCGTGGCTGTTTATCTAGCACTGCTTATTCATGGCCTGGGCACTCATAGTAGCAATGAACTCTTCCGTCTGGCTGCACATCCGCTCAACAATCGCATGTGGGCTGCTGTGTTTGGAGGAGGGGCTAAAGTCATTATTAAGCCAAAGAGGCCTGAGGCACCAGCtg TGGCTCCCCCTCAGCCACCAGCAGAGGATGTAGACCGATACAGACGTAGGTTCAACATGAGGATGCTCGTTCCTGGACGCCCTGTAAAGGAGACACCGGCCACCCCACCTCCTGTTCCCACAGAGAGACCTGCCTACAGAGAAAAGTTCATTCCTCCAGAACTGAGCATGTGGGACTACTTTGTGGCTAAA CCCTTCCTGCCACTGTCAGACAGCAATGCTCTGTATGACTCGGATGAGAGTGgtgcagaggatgatgaagaagatgatgacGATGCCTTCCTTTCTGACACACAGATGACAGAGCACTCTGACCCCAACTCCTACAG CTGGGCTCTGATTCGCCTGGTCATGGTAAAACTGGCTCATCACAATGTCAAGAACTTCCTTCCTCTCACTGGCCTTGACTTCACAG ACCTGCCAGTCTCCTCCCCCCTTAGTAATGCTGTGTTAAAGACTTTAGAGAACTGGGAACAGCTTCTGCTAGAGCGAATGAATAAGTTTGATGGCCCGCCTCCAAACTACATTAACACTTACCCCACTGACCTCAGTGCCGGAGGTGGCCCTGCCATACTCCGACACAAGGCCATGCTGGAGCCAGACAACACACCCTTCAA GACAAAGAATCACCAGTCTTTTCCAGCCCGTCGTCTTTGGCATTTTCTGGTCAAACAGGAGGTTCTACAGGAGACTTTGATTCGTTACATCTTTACTAAGAAAAGGAAGCAGAGCGAG TCTATAGAGAACCATATGGACCATATAAGCCCAAACTGCATAGCGGGAGCTAGCAGTCCTTATAAG GTAGAGGCAGATCTGGGCTACCCAGGAGGAAAAGCTAAAATCATTCATAAAGAGTCTGATATAATCATGGCATTTGCCATCAATAAG GCTAACTCCAATGAGATAGTGTTGGCCTCCACTCATGATGTCCAGGAGGTGGATGTGTCAACTTTAGTGGCCGTCCAACCCTACACCTGGATAGGGGAAGACTTTGATAAGGAGTCCCGCAG ctctgACGACATAGATGTTCGTTCCTCTCATACCAACATTGCTCAGGGTAGCTCTGTCCCCTTTGCACCACCTCAGATGCCAGTCTCTGCATCCATGCCATGGCTTGGCAGTGGGCAAACCAGCATGGGAGCAAGTGTG attatGAAGAGGAATCTGAATAATGTGAAGAGAATGACATCCCATCCCATTTATCAGTATT acatgACAGGGGCTCAGGACGGTAGTGTGAGAATGTTTGAGTGGAACAGACCTCAGCAGCTCATTTGCTTTAGACAAGCAGGCAATGCCAGAGTCACTCGGCTTTATTTCAACTCCCAGGGCAATAag TGTGGAGTCGCTGATGGAGAGGGCTTCCTCAGTCTCTGGCAGGTCAATCAGACATCATCCAACCCCAAACCCTACCTG AGTTGGCAATGCCACACTAAGACCTGTGGTGATTTTGCCTTCATCACGTCCTCCAGCCTAATTGCCACTGCAGGACAGTCCAATGATAACAG aaatgtttgcCTGTGGGATACTTTGATTTCACCAAGCAATACCATGGTCCATG CCTTCCCCTGCCATGAGAATGGGGCCACTGTGCTACAGTATGCTCCTAAACAGCAGCTGCTGATCACTGGAGGCAGAAAGGgctttgtgtgcgtgtttgacATCCGCCAAAGGCAGCTGCTTCACACTTTCCAGGCCCATGACTCAGCCATAAAAGCCCTCGCACTGGATGCTTTTGAGGACTTCTTCCTCACTGGCTCTGCAGAGGGCAACATGAAG GTGTGGAAGTTAGCCGGCCACGGGCTCATGCATTCTTTTAGCAACGAACATGCCAAGCAGTCCATCTTTCGCAACATCGGTGCCGGTGTGATGCAGGTGGAGACACAGCCCAATAATCGCATCTTCACCTGTGGAGCAGACGGCACCCTGAAAATGAGGGTCCTCCCTGACCGCTACAATATCCCCAACAGTTTGGTTGACACCCTGTAA